One window from the genome of Erwinia sorbitola encodes:
- the bcsD gene encoding cellulose biosynthesis protein BcsD, which produces MSQLQERTLQYYRQQQYQPGWFDLLSVMINGMLNNAGERESQAFLRQMGDNLAHRYPLGAIATVADLEVQINQVLARFNWGFVDLQPTETAIVIDHLALPPGDGVMPDRQWRLALGAVLMGLYARWLRVQGGGDNVSLSCEETGESSLRFRYQA; this is translated from the coding sequence ATGAGTCAGTTACAGGAACGCACCCTGCAATATTATCGTCAACAGCAGTATCAGCCGGGCTGGTTTGATCTGCTGAGTGTGATGATCAACGGCATGCTGAATAACGCCGGTGAGCGGGAAAGTCAGGCATTTTTACGCCAGATGGGCGATAACCTTGCCCATCGTTACCCGCTGGGCGCGATCGCTACCGTGGCGGATCTGGAAGTGCAGATCAACCAGGTACTGGCGCGGTTTAACTGGGGATTTGTCGATCTGCAACCGACTGAAACGGCGATCGTTATCGATCATCTGGCGCTGCCGCCGGGCGATGGCGTAATGCCGGATCGTCAGTGGCGTCTGGCGCTGGGCGCGGTGCTGATGGGGCTGTATGCCCGCTGGCTGCGCGTGCAGGGAGGCGGCGATAATGTGTCGCTGAGTTGTGAAG